Proteins found in one Sporosarcina sp. FSL K6-3457 genomic segment:
- a CDS encoding ABC transporter substrate-binding protein — translation MKKITLSLTSIALILLLSACNQEETKKVSIMLDWYPNAVHSFLYVAEEKGYFEEEGIELDIQFPANPTDPINLAAAGKVTLGITYQPDVIIARSEQDIGVKSVGVLVRSPLNHVAFLKESGIESPKDLEGKTVGYTGIPLNEAMLQTMMDANGADFSKVNMVDVGFELNSSLIAKKADAVIGAYINHEVPLLEYEGFPTGYIDPTDFGVPSFYELVVVTSDDTWKNEQQNIGAFWRAVGKAFDDIEKDPEEALSTLLKHQDEANFPLVEEVERESLSVLLPKMKSPGTFGEQDEETWKVTADWMKETGLLQKEANLEGIYVNMK, via the coding sequence TTGAAGAAGATTACATTATCATTAACGAGCATCGCATTAATTCTACTACTTAGCGCATGCAATCAAGAAGAAACGAAAAAGGTGAGCATTATGCTCGATTGGTATCCAAATGCCGTACATAGTTTCCTCTATGTTGCAGAGGAAAAGGGCTATTTTGAAGAGGAGGGCATTGAACTGGATATCCAGTTTCCTGCAAATCCAACTGATCCTATCAACCTTGCTGCCGCGGGAAAAGTGACACTCGGGATTACCTATCAGCCTGATGTCATCATTGCACGATCCGAACAAGACATTGGCGTAAAATCAGTTGGTGTCCTCGTTCGCTCCCCGTTGAATCATGTCGCCTTCTTGAAGGAAAGCGGTATCGAATCACCAAAGGACTTAGAAGGGAAAACCGTCGGCTATACTGGTATCCCATTAAATGAAGCCATGCTTCAAACGATGATGGATGCTAACGGTGCTGACTTTAGTAAAGTAAATATGGTCGATGTTGGTTTCGAACTAAATTCTTCATTGATTGCAAAGAAAGCGGACGCTGTCATCGGTGCGTATATTAATCATGAAGTCCCCTTGCTCGAATATGAAGGATTCCCTACAGGCTATATCGACCCAACAGACTTTGGCGTCCCATCGTTTTACGAGCTTGTCGTCGTGACAAGTGATGACACATGGAAAAATGAGCAACAAAATATTGGAGCATTTTGGCGCGCAGTTGGCAAAGCTTTCGACGATATCGAAAAAGATCCCGAAGAAGCGCTGTCTACTTTACTAAAACACCAAGATGAAGCCAACTTCCCATTAGTCGAAGAGGTAGAAAGAGAATCCCTGTCTGTACTCCTTCCAAAAATGAAATCGCCTGGAACCTTTGGCGAACAGGACGAAGAGACATGGAAAGTGACGGCCGATTGGATGAAGGAAACAGGTTTATTGCAAAAAGAAGCTAATCTTGAGGGCATCTATGTGAATATGAAATAA
- a CDS encoding ABC transporter permease, with amino-acid sequence MKNAPSLVIIVLFVGVWELGARLFNKPFILPSPSQIAVRFWELKDVLLLKHLPVTLLTIVIGLVISISFGVAIAVWMSANLSVRKALYPILIASQMIPIIALAPIFVLWFGYTIWSKVAVTVLITFFPITVNTFDGLSSGTKDMRELFLTMGATRKDIFLKYSVPTALPHFLSGLKVAVTLSVIGAAIGEWLGAQAGLGYFSRRMMTQFDGAAVFAPIVVLTVVGIGLFSCVAYLENQLLKWRLKS; translated from the coding sequence ATGAAAAACGCCCCTTCCCTTGTCATCATTGTCCTGTTCGTCGGTGTCTGGGAGCTTGGTGCACGACTATTCAATAAACCGTTCATCCTGCCTTCACCTAGTCAAATTGCTGTGCGCTTTTGGGAGCTGAAGGATGTATTATTACTGAAGCATTTGCCCGTCACCTTGCTAACGATTGTCATTGGACTTGTTATTTCAATTAGTTTTGGCGTTGCTATCGCTGTCTGGATGTCTGCCAATTTGAGTGTGCGTAAAGCGCTCTATCCCATTTTGATAGCGTCCCAAATGATTCCCATTATCGCGTTGGCACCTATTTTTGTCTTGTGGTTCGGCTATACCATTTGGAGCAAAGTTGCCGTCACCGTGCTGATCACTTTTTTTCCAATCACCGTCAATACATTCGACGGACTGTCTTCCGGGACAAAAGACATGCGCGAACTTTTTTTAACGATGGGAGCCACGAGAAAAGATATTTTCTTGAAATATTCCGTGCCAACCGCCCTGCCTCACTTCCTTTCAGGCTTGAAGGTCGCTGTAACACTCAGCGTAATCGGGGCAGCTATCGGAGAATGGCTTGGTGCACAAGCAGGGCTCGGATACTTTAGCCGCCGAATGATGACACAGTTTGATGGTGCTGCCGTGTTTGCTCCCATCGTCGTACTAACCGTCGTTGGAATTGGATTATTTAGTTGCGTGGCTTATTTGGAAAATCAACTATTAAAATGGAGGTTGAAAAGTTGA
- a CDS encoding SMC family ATPase, giving the protein MRPIQLTMTAFGPYKGTEIVDFRELEDNRLFVISGATGAGKTTIFDGICFALYGQASGEDRTDSGAMRSDFADDAVPTTVELLFAIQNRTYRILRQIPYVKQGNKTKTAARYEFYEVTADGEVPIVDRQIVSEIDKKAEELIGFTQAQFSQIVMLPQGEFRKFLTSDTENKETIMRKIFRTEPYREIVDKLKSKKDEAQAKLIGERQQKDGLMKQIPSLLPQRDSAIFTVLANENYNDHQVMRALETEQLFYNEKIMVDKDRYDKAVQQHAEMLEKYHAAKGVNERFNELAQRKAVYAELSNQVPFLEKEAKRLGDAERAVTIEQLEIQFVELKKEVGTKQVHLEKAVRSVQLIAKEIEEIEAHYTIEEGKKPEREKVAESLMRLQDALPQVAALASKKEALATLNKEWQTRQATLQVTTEKSAIEIEKVTVFKNQMEQLEKRLIVFDDQVELLAATTEKCRIVDEFMGLAAQTASFADERNKQELLYVASKKEYEALAQDWLMNEAATLAATLHDGEACPVCGSDEHPQKAHRGEVEVTKEELEKANAELARIESLYRTAVANYDSSFKQITVKKSELVKIDVDVEQVEAENSNLHVMKKQLEQEVSALRATRQELSQLKDKLTQQSKIAEQLVQHKAVIERAVFDCQASYEKEQALFEQTLNAIPEDIRELNVLEQRIASFTQQKRALDTAWETIQKRREEGRERLATSKSAEIHMKQALIETEEKRQTAQQRFVEALQKSEFPTEQAYHDAKMDEASRVKLKSDIENFKQQFYAVREAVKELAALLEGKEKIDISGVDQALVELKATYEAALTAYNSSTEFAKQAAQLQVKIGESMTIVATLEKEFGKVTDLYDVVRGHNGLRLSFERFIQIEYLERIIQSANLRLKEMSGGQFELIRSDRQEVRGRQSGLGLDVYDAYTGQTRDVKTLSGGEKFNASLCLALGMADVIQSFQGSVSIDTMFIDEGFGSLDEESLSKAIDTLIDLQKSGRMIGVISHVEELKAAFPAILEVKKSREGHSQTQFLT; this is encoded by the coding sequence GTGAGACCTATCCAATTAACGATGACGGCATTTGGCCCGTATAAAGGGACGGAAATCGTCGACTTTAGAGAGTTAGAAGATAATCGATTGTTCGTCATTTCGGGTGCAACGGGTGCTGGGAAAACGACGATTTTTGATGGGATTTGCTTTGCGTTGTATGGACAAGCGAGTGGCGAAGACCGAACGGATAGTGGGGCGATGCGTAGTGACTTTGCAGACGATGCCGTACCGACAACGGTAGAGTTGTTGTTTGCTATTCAGAACCGAACGTATCGTATATTGCGTCAAATTCCGTATGTCAAACAAGGAAATAAAACGAAAACCGCTGCCCGTTATGAGTTCTATGAAGTGACAGCTGACGGAGAAGTACCGATTGTTGATCGACAAATTGTGTCTGAAATTGATAAGAAGGCTGAGGAGCTCATTGGTTTTACGCAGGCTCAATTTAGCCAGATTGTTATGCTGCCACAAGGGGAGTTTCGTAAGTTTTTAACATCTGATACTGAAAATAAAGAAACGATTATGCGGAAGATTTTTAGAACAGAGCCTTATCGTGAAATTGTAGACAAGTTGAAAAGTAAAAAAGATGAAGCACAAGCTAAATTGATTGGCGAAAGGCAACAAAAGGATGGCCTTATGAAACAAATCCCATCGCTATTACCACAGCGTGATTCTGCTATTTTTACCGTATTAGCCAATGAAAACTATAACGATCATCAAGTGATGCGTGCATTGGAAACGGAGCAGTTATTTTATAATGAAAAAATAATGGTTGATAAAGACCGTTACGACAAGGCTGTTCAACAACATGCAGAAATGCTTGAAAAATATCATGCAGCCAAAGGTGTAAATGAGCGATTCAATGAGTTGGCGCAAAGAAAAGCAGTATATGCAGAGCTATCGAATCAGGTCCCTTTTTTAGAAAAAGAAGCCAAACGACTTGGGGATGCAGAGCGTGCAGTGACGATTGAGCAGTTGGAAATACAGTTTGTCGAGCTGAAGAAAGAAGTGGGCACTAAACAAGTGCATCTTGAAAAAGCTGTTCGTAGTGTTCAACTGATTGCCAAAGAAATCGAAGAAATCGAAGCTCACTATACAATAGAAGAAGGAAAGAAGCCAGAGCGTGAAAAGGTAGCGGAGAGCTTGATGCGTTTACAGGACGCATTGCCGCAGGTCGCAGCGCTGGCCTCTAAAAAAGAGGCACTTGCCACACTCAACAAAGAATGGCAGACACGCCAGGCAACCTTGCAAGTGACGACTGAAAAATCTGCCATTGAAATAGAAAAAGTGACTGTTTTTAAAAATCAAATGGAACAATTAGAAAAGCGACTGATTGTATTTGATGATCAAGTTGAATTGCTGGCAGCCACGACTGAAAAATGCCGGATTGTCGATGAATTTATGGGATTGGCAGCACAAACAGCTAGTTTTGCCGATGAGCGAAATAAGCAGGAACTTCTATATGTAGCGAGTAAAAAAGAATACGAAGCGTTAGCGCAAGATTGGCTGATGAACGAGGCGGCCACATTAGCGGCGACGCTTCATGACGGGGAAGCTTGTCCCGTGTGCGGGAGTGATGAACATCCGCAGAAAGCGCACCGTGGTGAGGTTGAGGTTACAAAGGAAGAGCTTGAAAAGGCAAATGCCGAGCTTGCACGTATTGAGAGCCTTTACCGGACTGCGGTAGCGAATTATGACAGTTCATTCAAACAAATAACGGTGAAAAAGAGTGAGCTTGTCAAAATTGATGTTGATGTGGAGCAGGTAGAAGCTGAAAACAGTAACTTACATGTAATGAAGAAACAGCTGGAACAAGAGGTTTCGGCACTTCGCGCGACGCGACAAGAGCTAAGCCAGTTGAAGGACAAGTTAACGCAACAGAGTAAAATAGCTGAACAATTGGTGCAACATAAGGCAGTCATCGAACGGGCTGTATTTGACTGTCAGGCATCCTATGAAAAAGAACAGGCTCTTTTTGAACAGACACTGAATGCTATACCAGAAGATATACGGGAGCTAAACGTACTAGAGCAACGTATTGCCTCATTCACGCAACAAAAAAGAGCATTAGATACGGCATGGGAAACGATTCAGAAACGTCGTGAAGAAGGAAGAGAGCGTTTAGCGACTAGTAAATCGGCTGAAATTCATATGAAACAGGCGCTTATTGAAACGGAAGAAAAACGGCAGACTGCACAGCAACGATTTGTAGAGGCATTACAAAAATCGGAGTTTCCAACGGAGCAAGCTTATCACGATGCGAAAATGGATGAAGCATCACGTGTGAAATTGAAATCTGACATTGAGAACTTTAAACAACAGTTTTATGCTGTACGTGAGGCTGTGAAGGAGCTTGCCGCACTGTTAGAAGGAAAAGAAAAGATTGATATTAGCGGAGTCGATCAAGCATTAGTTGAATTGAAAGCCACCTATGAAGCTGCTTTGACTGCGTATAATAGCTCGACGGAATTTGCCAAGCAGGCCGCACAATTGCAAGTGAAAATCGGTGAGTCCATGACAATCGTTGCAACGCTCGAAAAAGAATTTGGCAAAGTGACCGATTTATATGATGTTGTTAGAGGGCATAATGGATTACGTCTGTCATTTGAACGCTTTATACAAATCGAATATTTGGAGAGGATCATTCAGTCGGCAAACTTACGATTAAAAGAAATGTCCGGTGGTCAGTTTGAATTGATACGTAGTGATCGGCAGGAAGTTCGAGGTAGGCAAAGTGGATTGGGCCTTGATGTTTATGATGCTTATACCGGACAAACGCGCGATGTGAAAACATTGTCGGGCGGCGAAAAGTTCAATGCCTCTCTTTGTTTGGCACTTGGTATGGCGGATGTTATTCAAAGCTTCCAAGGTTCGGTGTCGATTGATACGATGTTTATTGACGAAGGTTTTGGGTCATTGGATGAAGAATCATTGAGTAAGGCGATTGATACGCTCATTGATTTACAGAAGTCGGGTCGGATGATTGGTGTTATTTCGCATGTTGAAGAATTGAAAGCGGCATTCCCTGCAATTCTGGAAGTGAAAAAATCGAGAGAAGGACATAGTCAGACGCAGTTTTTAACTTGA
- a CDS encoding metal ABC transporter ATP-binding protein gives MKNAIAVSNLHVSYYGKEVLHDIEFAISMGKSVGIIGPNGAGKSTLLKAILNLIPKDSGEIDIMGSTLKEVRKRIAYVPQRSAIDWDFPIRVKETVLIGTYPSVSLLKRPGKKEKELALKCLEKVDMLAFQDRQIGELSGGQQQRVFLARALAQQADLFLLDEPFVGIDVASEEVIVRILKELRDEGKAIIVVHHDLSKAEKYFDELLLLNKELISSGDVKEVFTPRNIAKAYGGQLSFLEEMVMTT, from the coding sequence ATGAAAAATGCAATCGCTGTGTCGAATTTACATGTGTCTTATTACGGAAAAGAAGTGCTACACGATATTGAGTTTGCAATTTCTATGGGGAAGTCTGTGGGGATTATCGGTCCAAATGGAGCAGGTAAGTCAACTTTGTTGAAAGCAATTTTGAACTTAATTCCAAAGGATTCGGGTGAAATAGATATCATGGGTTCTACGTTGAAAGAAGTGCGTAAACGGATTGCGTACGTTCCACAACGAAGTGCAATTGACTGGGATTTTCCGATTCGGGTGAAGGAAACCGTGCTGATTGGTACGTATCCGTCTGTTAGTCTACTGAAAAGACCGGGGAAGAAAGAAAAGGAATTGGCATTGAAGTGTCTGGAAAAGGTAGATATGTTAGCGTTTCAGGACAGACAAATCGGTGAATTATCTGGAGGACAGCAGCAAAGGGTTTTCTTAGCACGTGCGCTCGCTCAGCAAGCTGATTTATTTCTTCTTGATGAGCCATTTGTTGGGATTGATGTAGCAAGTGAAGAGGTGATTGTGAGGATTTTAAAAGAGTTGCGGGATGAAGGGAAAGCAATTATTGTTGTTCACCATGATTTAAGCAAAGCAGAAAAATACTTTGATGAGCTTCTGTTGTTGAATAAAGAGCTAATATCAAGTGGAGATGTGAAGGAAGTGTTTACGCCGCGTAATATTGCGAAGGCATATGGTGGGCAGTTATCCTTTTTAGAGGAAATGGTGATGACAACATGA
- a CDS encoding exonuclease SbcCD subunit D: MKFFHTADWHLGKLVQGVYMTDGQRYVLDQFMEAIKEEQPDAVVIAGDLYDRAVPPTEAVALLDEVLEKIIMELKIPVLAIGGNHDSPGRLNFGSGLMRANGYHIAGQMTKDIEPVVLSDEFGEVHFHLVPFADPSVVKHLHGDDQIANHNDAMKKVTAGICANLQEDARHVFVGHAFVTSHGESEANTSDSERPLAIGGAEYVSAQLFEPFHYTALGHLHQAHFVLNETIRYAGSPMKYSISEQHHNKGFFVVELDAEGQVTVEKRELIPQHDMRTVEGTMEDILLHPVSEDYVFVKLLDDTPVLFPMEKIRSVYPNAMHVERKIFVPLRNEENEQQIEHGKQDDIALFKAFYEEMKGEAADVETEELFAQVLHEVMQKEGLGL, encoded by the coding sequence TTGAAATTTTTTCATACAGCGGACTGGCATTTAGGTAAGCTTGTGCAAGGCGTTTATATGACAGATGGGCAGCGCTATGTGCTGGACCAGTTTATGGAGGCGATAAAGGAGGAACAACCGGACGCAGTCGTAATTGCAGGTGATTTGTATGATCGGGCAGTACCCCCAACTGAAGCGGTTGCATTATTGGATGAAGTACTGGAGAAAATCATTATGGAACTGAAGATACCTGTTCTTGCCATTGGTGGAAATCACGATAGCCCGGGGCGTTTGAACTTTGGTAGCGGATTGATGCGCGCCAACGGTTACCATATTGCCGGTCAAATGACGAAAGACATTGAACCTGTTGTTCTGTCGGATGAATTCGGTGAAGTTCATTTCCATCTCGTGCCGTTTGCAGACCCCTCAGTTGTCAAACATCTTCATGGTGACGACCAGATTGCCAATCATAACGATGCGATGAAAAAAGTGACAGCAGGCATTTGTGCAAACTTGCAGGAAGATGCGCGTCATGTCTTTGTGGGACATGCATTTGTCACTTCACACGGGGAAAGTGAGGCAAACACGAGTGATTCAGAACGACCATTAGCTATTGGCGGTGCTGAATATGTGTCGGCACAGTTGTTTGAACCGTTCCATTATACAGCACTCGGTCACTTGCATCAGGCCCATTTTGTGTTGAATGAAACGATTCGCTATGCAGGCTCACCCATGAAATATTCCATTTCGGAGCAGCATCATAACAAAGGTTTTTTCGTTGTTGAACTGGATGCAGAAGGTCAAGTGACAGTTGAAAAACGGGAGCTAATACCCCAGCATGACATGAGGACAGTGGAAGGTACGATGGAGGACATTTTATTGCATCCCGTTAGTGAAGATTATGTCTTCGTTAAATTGCTGGATGATACGCCGGTTTTATTCCCAATGGAAAAAATTCGATCGGTCTATCCGAATGCGATGCATGTCGAACGGAAAATATTCGTGCCGTTGAGGAATGAAGAGAATGAGCAGCAGATTGAACATGGAAAACAGGATGATATAGCGCTCTTTAAAGCATTCTATGAGGAAATGAAGGGCGAAGCGGCGGATGTGGAAACGGAAGAGCTGTTTGCACAAGTGCTTCATGAGGTTATGCAGAAGGAGGGGCTGGGACTGTGA
- a CDS encoding ABC transporter ATP-binding protein: MKSLMLAFDKVSFSYPSGSMILDEVSLTILPGEFISIVGVSGSGKSTIFRLVTGLAEPSIGSITLAGDQNGKRLGKVGYMPQQDLLLPWRTIIENACLPLEMNGIDKQSARENVLPLLHEFGLAGTEDSYPAELSGGMKQRVAFLRAVLSGNPLLLLDEPFSALDAITRLSMQEWLIDQWKKRQATVLFITHDVEEALFLSDRIFLLKNKPVTSIEEIDIPLARRRTRSDSHHPEMIMLKEQLLRQLRSEVRV, encoded by the coding sequence ATGAAATCGCTCATGCTGGCGTTTGACAAGGTTTCATTCAGCTATCCATCCGGTAGCATGATCCTTGATGAGGTGAGCTTGACAATTCTTCCTGGAGAGTTTATTTCGATTGTTGGTGTTAGTGGTTCCGGAAAAAGCACGATTTTCCGCCTCGTTACAGGGTTAGCTGAACCATCCATTGGCTCTATTACACTTGCAGGGGATCAAAATGGAAAGCGACTAGGTAAGGTGGGCTATATGCCGCAGCAGGATTTGCTGTTACCATGGCGGACAATTATAGAAAATGCTTGTCTGCCTCTCGAAATGAACGGAATAGATAAGCAATCTGCACGTGAAAATGTACTACCTTTATTACATGAATTCGGTCTTGCAGGAACAGAGGACAGCTATCCTGCTGAACTATCAGGTGGCATGAAACAGCGCGTCGCTTTTCTACGCGCTGTCCTTTCCGGCAACCCCCTTCTTTTATTGGATGAACCGTTTTCGGCACTCGATGCGATTACACGGCTATCTATGCAAGAATGGTTAATTGACCAATGGAAAAAGCGACAAGCTACCGTATTATTCATTACGCATGATGTGGAAGAAGCTTTATTTCTATCCGACCGTATTTTTTTATTGAAAAATAAACCAGTCACTTCAATTGAAGAAATCGACATCCCACTGGCAAGACGGCGAACAAGAAGTGATAGTCATCACCCGGAAATGATTATGTTGAAAGAGCAGTTGCTCCGTCAGCTACGAAGCGAGGTCCGCGTATGA
- the tenA gene encoding thiaminase II: protein MKFTDRLLEKTLPIWRQNHSHPFVQGIGDGTLDPDKFRFYMVQDYLYLIDYAKVFAIGAVKADDLETMGKFATLLDGTLNTEMALHRNYAERFGISEQELETAKPSPIVLAYTHYMLHVCQNGTVAEVIAALLPCAWSYWEIGKELNAIPGAADHPLYGDWVRMYASEEFGELASWCIDLMDKAAAGKPEHELLKLEEIFLNTTRFEYMFWDMANDKQMWPGNEIAHAGV, encoded by the coding sequence ATGAAATTCACTGATCGCTTGCTGGAAAAGACATTACCAATTTGGAGACAGAATCACAGTCACCCTTTTGTACAAGGGATTGGCGATGGGACGCTTGATCCGGATAAATTCAGATTTTATATGGTGCAAGATTACTTGTATTTAATTGATTATGCGAAAGTGTTTGCGATTGGTGCTGTGAAAGCAGATGACCTGGAAACGATGGGCAAATTCGCCACACTCCTTGATGGCACGCTCAACACGGAAATGGCGTTACATCGAAACTATGCCGAGCGCTTTGGAATTTCTGAACAGGAACTTGAAACAGCAAAGCCCTCGCCAATTGTTCTCGCGTATACGCACTATATGTTACATGTTTGTCAAAATGGGACGGTTGCGGAAGTCATTGCGGCATTATTACCTTGTGCATGGAGTTACTGGGAAATTGGCAAGGAGCTAAACGCCATTCCAGGTGCTGCCGACCATCCGTTATACGGGGATTGGGTACGTATGTATGCATCAGAGGAATTCGGCGAATTGGCTAGTTGGTGCATCGATTTAATGGATAAAGCAGCGGCTGGAAAACCGGAACACGAACTGTTGAAACTTGAAGAAATCTTCCTCAATACAACGCGATTCGAATACATGTTTTGGGATATGGCCAATGACAAACAGATGTGGCCTGGGAATGAAATCGCTCATGCTGGCGTTTGA
- a CDS encoding metal ABC transporter substrate-binding protein, giving the protein MKKLILLFATMAIAVLVSACSQGETSPKEQNEKLKIVTTYSIVYDMIKNVGGDHVEVHSLAPIGSDPHNYDPLPADLVLTTDADVIFYNGLNLEEGNSWFNEMIETAGKSVTDDNVVRVSEGVEPMLLSSDEHKNEEDPHAWLDVRNGIKYVENIREALKKIDSANADAYDKNAEKYIAELNTLHEEIIDMMHAIPEEKRILVTSEGAFKYFSAAYDFQAAYIWEINSHSEGTPEQLKSIISIVKEEGVPSLFLESSVDPRSMEMVSRETGVPIHGKIFTDSLGKAGSDGDTYIKMIKWNADMIADGLGE; this is encoded by the coding sequence ATGAAGAAACTGATTTTATTGTTCGCAACAATGGCTATTGCGGTTTTGGTATCTGCATGTAGCCAAGGAGAGACTTCACCAAAAGAACAAAATGAAAAGTTGAAAATTGTTACGACCTATTCAATCGTTTACGATATGATAAAAAATGTTGGAGGAGATCATGTAGAGGTGCATAGTTTAGCGCCTATCGGATCAGATCCCCATAATTATGACCCACTTCCTGCGGATCTTGTTTTGACGACGGATGCTGATGTTATCTTTTATAATGGATTGAACTTAGAAGAAGGAAATTCTTGGTTTAATGAAATGATTGAAACCGCTGGTAAATCAGTGACAGATGACAATGTTGTTCGTGTGAGTGAGGGTGTTGAACCAATGCTTCTTAGTTCAGATGAACATAAGAATGAAGAGGATCCACATGCTTGGCTCGATGTGCGGAATGGCATCAAATATGTTGAAAATATTCGTGAGGCATTAAAGAAAATCGATTCTGCTAATGCAGATGCCTATGACAAAAACGCTGAAAAATATATTGCGGAGCTAAATACGCTTCATGAAGAGATTATTGACATGATGCATGCGATTCCAGAAGAAAAACGTATCCTTGTCACGAGTGAAGGGGCATTTAAATACTTCTCGGCTGCCTATGACTTCCAGGCTGCCTACATTTGGGAAATTAATTCACATAGTGAAGGGACGCCAGAGCAACTGAAGAGCATTATTAGCATAGTGAAAGAGGAGGGGGTTCCATCACTGTTCCTAGAATCCAGCGTCGATCCACGGAGTATGGAGATGGTATCGAGAGAAACAGGAGTACCCATCCATGGAAAAATATTTACGGATTCATTGGGGAAAGCCGGTAGTGACGGCGACACCTATATTAAGATGATCAAATGGAATGCCGATATGATTGCCGATGGATTAGGGGAATAA
- a CDS encoding metal ABC transporter permease, with amino-acid sequence MNFMHSVIEYEFLQKALLTSVMVGVICGVIGCFIILRGMALMGDAISHAVLPGVAISYMLGINFFIGAVATGILTAVGIGFISQNSRVKNDSSIGIVFTAAFALGILLITALKSSSDLYHILFGNVLAVRPSDMWITLIIGVIVLGSVYLFYKELLVSSFDPIMAQAYGLPTKLIHYFLMTLLTLVTVASLQTVGIILVVAMLITPASTAYLLTDRLSVMIGLSALFGAVSAVGGLYLSFTYNLASGATIVLVATTMFILSLLFSPKQGVLLRSIRTKRKKTIIV; translated from the coding sequence ATGAATTTTATGCATTCAGTAATCGAGTATGAATTTTTACAAAAGGCTCTATTGACGTCTGTTATGGTCGGTGTGATTTGTGGAGTCATTGGATGTTTTATCATATTACGTGGAATGGCGCTAATGGGTGATGCAATTTCCCACGCCGTATTACCTGGCGTGGCCATTTCGTATATGTTAGGCATCAATTTCTTCATAGGGGCAGTGGCGACAGGTATCCTTACAGCTGTCGGAATTGGTTTCATCAGTCAAAATAGTCGGGTGAAAAATGATTCCTCGATTGGAATTGTTTTTACGGCAGCGTTTGCTCTAGGTATCCTGCTCATTACAGCGCTGAAAAGTAGCTCCGATTTATATCATATTTTATTTGGAAATGTATTGGCAGTTAGGCCTTCAGATATGTGGATTACACTTATCATTGGAGTCATTGTGTTGGGTAGCGTTTATCTATTCTATAAAGAATTGCTCGTCAGTTCTTTTGATCCGATTATGGCACAAGCTTACGGTTTGCCGACGAAGTTGATTCATTATTTTTTGATGACGTTGTTGACACTTGTGACAGTTGCCTCGTTACAGACGGTCGGTATTATCCTTGTTGTTGCTATGCTCATTACGCCGGCTTCGACGGCCTACTTATTGACGGATCGCTTATCGGTGATGATTGGCTTGTCAGCACTTTTCGGCGCGGTTTCTGCAGTAGGTGGCTTGTATTTAAGCTTCACCTATAATCTGGCATCAGGTGCAACAATCGTTCTCGTGGCGACAACGATGTTTATCTTATCTTTATTATTTTCACCGAAACAAGGGGTTTTATTGCGAAGCATTCGAACGAAACGGAAAAAAACAATTATTGTTTGA